In Pseudonocardia sp. DSM 110487, the sequence CAGGTGGTCGAGATCGCCCGCGCCCTCGCGGAGGACGCGCGGATCCTCGTGCTCGACGAGCCCACCGCGGCCCTGTCGGATCGAGAAGCCGGCCGGCTCTTCGCGCTCATCGGCGAGATGCGGGCCGCCGGGATGGGCCTCGTCTACATCAGCCACCGGATGGAGGAGGTCTGGCAGCTCGCCGACCGCGTCACCGTCTTCCGGGACGGCCGCTCGGTCGGCACGAGCGAGAAGGCCGAGATCACCCCCGAGCGCGTGGTCACGCAGATGATCGGGCGCAACGTCGAGGAGCTGTACGTCCACGACGACCGCACGCCGGGCGAGGTCGTGCTCAGCGTCCGCGGCCTCACCGACGAAGCGGGAATCGGGCCCGTCGACCTCGAACTGCGCGCGGGCGAGGTCGTCGGCATGGTCGGCCTCATCGGCGCCGGCCGCACCGAGATCGTCCGGATGATCTACGGCGCCGACCGCGCCCGTGGCGGCACCGTCGAGCTCGACGGCAGGCCGCTCGACCACCGTTCCCCCGCCACCAGCATCCGCGACGGCATCGGCCTGCTCCCCGAGAGCCGCAAGGAGCAGGCGCTCTTCCCGCTGATGTCGATCCGCGACAACCTGGTGGCCGCGGCCCTCGGCTCGCTCTCCCGGCTCGGCGTGCTGCGCCGCGGGGCCATCGGCGACGCGGCCCGGCGGCAGATGGATGCCCTGCGCATCCGGACCGCGCCGTCCCAGGACGTGGCGCACCTGTCCGGCGGCAACCAGCAGAAGGTCGTGCTCGGACGCTGGCTCACCGTCGGCCCCCGGGTGCTGATCCTCGACGAGCCCACCCGCGGCGTGGACATCGGCGCCAAGTACGAGATCTACCGGATCATCAACGAGCAGGTCGGCCGCGGCGTCGCCGTCCTCGTGGTCTCCTCCGACCTGCCCGAGGCGCTCGGCATCAGCGACCGCGTGCTCGTGGTGCGCGGCGGCCGGATCGTGGCCGAGCTCGACCGCTCGGAGGCCACGGAGGAGGCCGTCATGCTGCACGCGACCGGCGTCGCCGCCGGCACGCACAAGAACGGAGGCACCACAGGATGACCCGGACCGCACCCGCGGGCTCGTCCGCTCCCGAGGCCGCCGAGCGCCCACGGCGCGGCTTCGGCCAGGTGTGGGATCGCTACGGCATCCTCGTCGTGCTGCTGGCGATGATCGCCCTGATGGCGGTGATCGCGCCCAACTTCCTGAGCCTCAGCAACGGCTTCAACGTCGCCCGCGCCGTGTCGATCAACGCCGTGCTGGCGGCGGGCATGACGCTGGTGATCCTGACCGGCGGCATCGACCTGTCGGTCGGGTCCGTCATCGGCGTCGCAGGCGTGACGTCCGTGCTGCTGTGGAACGGCGGCGCCCCCAGCCTCGTCGCCGTGCTCGGCGGCATCCTGGTCGGGGCGGCGGCCGGCCTGCTCAACGGCCTGCTCGTGGCGTACCTCGCGCTGCCCGCGTTCATCGTGACACTCGGGGCCCTGACGTACCTGCGCGGCACCGCATACGCGCTCACCGATGGCCAGCCGCTGATCGCCGAGGGCGAGCTGGGCTTCCGCCTCCTCGGCAACGGCAACATCGCCGCGATCCCCTCGCCCGTGGTGGTCATGGTGATCACCTACGTCGCCGTGTGGTTCATCCTCGAACGCACCACGTTCGGCCGGCACATCTACGCCGTGGGCGGCAACGTCGAGGCCGCCCGGCTGGCCGGCATCAAGGTCAAGCGCGTGCTGCTCAAGGTGTACCTGCTCGCCGGGCTCACGGCCGGGCTCGCCGGCGTCATGTTCGCCGCCCGGGTCGAGTCCGGGCAGCCGCGGGCGGGCGAGGGCTACGAGCTCGACGCGATCGCGGCGGTCGTCCTCGGCGGCACCTCGCTCTTCGGCGGCCGCGGCCGGATCCACGGCACGTTCGTCGGTGCGCTCATCATCGGCGTCCTCAGCAACGGCCTCGTGCTGATGAACGTGCCGTTCTTCACCCAGCTGATCATCAAGGGCGCGGTCATCATCGTGGCCGTCGCGCTGGACAGCCTGAAGAACTGGCGATCCGGATAGA encodes:
- a CDS encoding ribose ABC transporter permease, translated to MTRTAPAGSSAPEAAERPRRGFGQVWDRYGILVVLLAMIALMAVIAPNFLSLSNGFNVARAVSINAVLAAGMTLVILTGGIDLSVGSVIGVAGVTSVLLWNGGAPSLVAVLGGILVGAAAGLLNGLLVAYLALPAFIVTLGALTYLRGTAYALTDGQPLIAEGELGFRLLGNGNIAAIPSPVVVMVITYVAVWFILERTTFGRHIYAVGGNVEAARLAGIKVKRVLLKVYLLAGLTAGLAGVMFAARVESGQPRAGEGYELDAIAAVVLGGTSLFGGRGRIHGTFVGALIIGVLSNGLVLMNVPFFTQLIIKGAVIIVAVALDSLKNWRSG
- a CDS encoding sugar ABC transporter ATP-binding protein, translated to MSALVEMEGIAKSFGGAPALRGVDFDLRAGEVHALMGENGAGKSTLMKVLAGVHAPDAGTIRIDGEQVTVSSPIEAAALGIAIIHQELNTVPDMTVAENLALGAEPRTRWGGLDRKRVLRDAEEKLARVRADIDPRLPMRRLSVGRQQVVEIARALAEDARILVLDEPTAALSDREAGRLFALIGEMRAAGMGLVYISHRMEEVWQLADRVTVFRDGRSVGTSEKAEITPERVVTQMIGRNVEELYVHDDRTPGEVVLSVRGLTDEAGIGPVDLELRAGEVVGMVGLIGAGRTEIVRMIYGADRARGGTVELDGRPLDHRSPATSIRDGIGLLPESRKEQALFPLMSIRDNLVAAALGSLSRLGVLRRGAIGDAARRQMDALRIRTAPSQDVAHLSGGNQQKVVLGRWLTVGPRVLILDEPTRGVDIGAKYEIYRIINEQVGRGVAVLVVSSDLPEALGISDRVLVVRGGRIVAELDRSEATEEAVMLHATGVAAGTHKNGGTTG